Proteins co-encoded in one Hemibagrus wyckioides isolate EC202008001 linkage group LG26, SWU_Hwy_1.0, whole genome shotgun sequence genomic window:
- the pi4k2a gene encoding phosphatidylinositol 4-kinase type 2-alpha isoform X2, which yields MTSRSRYRSDDLNVMWMKIKLHHDDVCVQDCKIIGVFKPKNEEPYGQLNPKWTKWLQKLCCPCCFGRDCLVLNQGYLSEAGASLVDQKLELNIVPRTRVVYLASETFNYSAIDRVKSRGKRLALEKVPKVGQRFHRIGLPPKVGSFQLFVDGYKDADFWLRKFETEPLPENNNRQLQLQFERLVVLDYIIRNTDRGNDNWLIKYDCPMDMSGNRDSDWVVVKDPIIKIAAIDNGLAFPLKHPDSWRAYPFYWAWLIQAKVPFSQEIKELVLPKLSDPNFIKDLEEDLYELFKKDPGFDRGQFHKQISVMRGQILNLTQALKDGKSPLQLVQMPPGIVETARAPQRANSESYTQSFQSRRPFFTWW from the exons aaGATCATCGGCGTGTTCAAGCCAAAGAACGAGGAACCCTATGGTCAGCTGAACCCCAAGTGGACCAAGTGGCTGCAGAAGCTGTGCTGCCCCTGCTGCTTCGGGCGAGACTGCCTCGTCCTCAATCAGGGCTATCTGTCTGAGGCTGGAGCCAGCCTGGTGGACCAGAAACTGGAGCTCAACATTGTGCCAAGGACCAGG gtggtGTATTTGGCGAGTGAGACGTTTAACTACAGTGCCATAGACAGAGTGAAGTCTCGGGGGAAACGACTCGCTCTGGAGAAAGTGCCCAAAGTGGGGCAGCGTTTCCACAGGATCGGCCTACCACCTAag GTCGGATCATTCCAGCTCTTCGTAGATGGTTATAAAGACGCAGATTTCTGGCTGAGGAAGTTCGAGACCGAGCCGTTACCCGAAAACAACAACCGTCAGCTCCAGCTCCAGTTCGAGAGGCTGGTGGTGCTGGACTACATCATCAGGAACACAG ATCGAGGCAACGACAACTGGCTCATAAAGTACGACTGCCCAATGGACATGTCCGGGAACAGG GACAGTGACTGGGTGGTGGTGAAGGACCCCATCATTAAGATAGCTGCCATTGATAACGGCCTGGCGTTTCCCCTTAAACACCCAGATTCATGGAGAGCCT ACCCGTTCTACTGGGCGTGGCTGATTCAGGCGAAGGTGCCGTTCTCTCAGGAGATCAAAGAGCTCGTCTTACCCAAACTGTCTGACCCCAATTTCATCAAGGACCTGGAGGAGGACCTGTATGAGCTCTTTAAG AAAGATCCAGGTTTTGACAGAGGCCAATTCCACAAACAGATCTCAGTAATGAGAGGACAG aTCCTGAACCTGACCCAGGCCCTGAAGGACGGTAAATCGCCCCTGCAGCTGGTTCAGATGCCCCCCGGGATCGTGGAGACGGCCCGGGCGCCGCAGCGAGCCAACAGCGAGTCCTACACGCAGAGCTTCCAGAGCAGGCGGCCGTTCTTCACGTGGTGGTGA
- the avpi1 gene encoding arginine vasopressin-induced protein 1, with the protein MEEVGVSAAAVLPGALPGAPQPTFCRTSTSERRMRKSGSANIFQGVNLRQLRRLFHSAGEPDAEQKARQVWRNRRRADGDEEDGDGDEVSDEEEEDEGLAQALVGLRVRARTRSGIRAETGRGVRAFGHSRANERTPSEIPADDDAKSRDPAEEEDTRVMWSRDEKDPERYLHRIRH; encoded by the exons ATGGAGGAGGTCGGAGTCAGCGCTGCCGCAGTGCTGCCCGGAGCACTACCCGGAGCGCCTCAGCCCACCTTCTGTCGAACCTCCACCTCCGAGCGCCGTATGCGCAAATCCGGCTCGGCCAACATCTTCCAGGGGGTGAACCTGCGCCAGCTCCGGCGCCTCTTCCACTCGGCCGGGGAACCGGACGCCGAGCAGAAAGCCAGGCAGGTCTGGAGGAACCGGAGAAGAGCCGACGGAGACGAGGAGGACGGGGACGGAGACGAGGTCtcggacgaggaggaggaggatgaagggCTGGCACAGGCACTGGTGGGGCTCCGGGTGAGGGCGAGGACGCGCAGCGGGATACGAGCAGAGACCGGCAGAGGGGTCCGGGCGTTCGGGCACAGCAG AGCGAACGAGCGGACGCCATCCGAGATCCCGGCCGACGACGATGCTAAGTCACGTGACCCGGCGGAGGAGGAAGACACGCGGGTGATGTGGAGCCGGGATGAGAAAGATCCGGAACGCTACCTGCACCGGATACGGCACTGA